Sequence from the Sphingomonas sp. SORGH_AS_0950 genome:
CGGGCGGCTGACCGTCAACATCATCTCCAGCGACCTGCCCGGCGAGACGCTGGACAGCGCGCCCCGCTACGCCCGCACGGTCGAGGCGATGCACATCCTGCGAACCCTGCTGGACGGCAAGCCGCTCGATCATGACGGCGAGTTCTGGAAGCTGAAGCTCGACCCGCCGCGCGTGACGACCGTATCTGGGCGGTGCCCGCCCTTCTATTTTGGCGGCCTGTCGGAGGCCGCGCGTGAGGCGGCGGCCGAGGGCGCGGACGTCTATCTGATGTGGCCCGACACGATGGAGGGGGTGCGCGCTATCGTCGCCGACCTGCGTGCGCGGGCCGCGCGGCGCGGCCGGAGCTTGCGCTTCGGCTACCGCGTCCATGTCGTGGTTCGCGAAACCGAGGCGGAGGCGCGCGTCGCCGCCGACCGGCTGCTGTCCAAGCTGGATGATCCCACCGGCGCGGCGATCCGGTCGCGTTCGCTGGATTCGCAATCGGCGGGCGTCCGCCGCCAGGCGGAACTGCGCGAGGGCAGCGACGACGGCTATGTCGAGGCCAATCTGTGGACCGGCATCGGTCGGGCGCGTTCGGGATGTGGCGCGGCGATCGTCGGCGATCCCGATCAGGTTCTCGCCAAGCTGCAGGCTTATCGCGAAGCGGGCATCGATGCGTTCATCCTGTCGGGCTATCCGCATGCGGCGGAGGCGGACCTGTTCGCCCGCCATGTCCTGCCGCGGATCGATCATGCCCCGCTGACATTGTGAGCGGCTTGGCGGCGCGATAGAGAAACTGTCTCGCCGCCGTGCCCGGCGCCTCGCCATGATGCGGGCATGAGACATGTCGGGGAATTGAGCGCGCGCCATCGCGGGCTGTTATTTGCTTTGGTCATCACGGCCGGTGTTCTGAACCTCGTCGACCGGCAGGTCATCGCGGTGCTGAAGCCGGTGATCGCCGCCGATCTTGGCTGGAGCGATGACG
This genomic interval carries:
- a CDS encoding LLM class flavin-dependent oxidoreductase, yielding MTDTLGPCEISWFSALCDDDYEFLGVPDLALRSSWEHCRDIVLQAETAGYDNCLLPSGYALGIDTTAFAAGIAPLLQRMRLLMAVRIGESWPPQLARQIATIDRMLGGRLTVNIISSDLPGETLDSAPRYARTVEAMHILRTLLDGKPLDHDGEFWKLKLDPPRVTTVSGRCPPFYFGGLSEAAREAAAEGADVYLMWPDTMEGVRAIVADLRARAARRGRSLRFGYRVHVVVRETEAEARVAADRLLSKLDDPTGAAIRSRSLDSQSAGVRRQAELREGSDDGYVEANLWTGIGRARSGCGAAIVGDPDQVLAKLQAYREAGIDAFILSGYPHAAEADLFARHVLPRIDHAPLTL